GCCTCTTTGATAAACACCGGTTTTCTTCGCCACTTCCTTTGCGGCGATCAGGAGATTCCCCAAAAGCGTCACATCTGTTTCGCCGGCGTCATTTAACGAAGAGATGTGTTTCTTGGGAATCACCAGCACATGTACGGGGGCCGCGGGATGCAGATCCTTGAAGGCGACCAAATACTCATTCTCAAGGACACATTCCCTGGAAATCTCTCCGTTGGCAATTTTGCAGAATACGCAGTCCGACATGATTATGCTCGGTGGCTTGAAGCCGTATCGTCTAAAGTTTTAGCAAACCGTTTTTGCAATTCGTGAATGAGTTTTGTAAGAGGAACGGTTTCTTGTATGCCGCTTGCCATGTCCCGTATGATAACGGTTTCGTCGAGGGCTTCTTTTTGTCCCACAATCAGCGATATGCCGGCATCTTCGCGGTTGGCAACCTTGAGTTGCGATTTAATACTATTGCGCCCGAATGACTCAACGACCCGAATGCCGGCTTTGCGGAGTTTTTCAAAAAGCTTCAAGCTTTTTTTGCGTCCCAATTCTCCCAATTGAGCCAGAAATACCGTTGGAGAAAATGGATCTTTTGCGATAGATGCTTGGATCTTCGTTAATTCCTCGACAACGCGTTCAATCCCGGCAGAAAACCCGACCGCGGGAGCCGATTTGTCTCCCAATATTTCCACTAAATTATCGTATCTTCCTCCGCCGCCGAGCGCCCAACCGGGCCTATCTTCCGGCCAAACTTCAAAAACGGTCTTGGTATAGTAATCCAGCCCCCGCACCAGCCTTGCATTCATACGATACGGCACGTCAATCTCGTCCAAATATTCAAGCACTTCCTTAAAATGGCCATGACACTCCTCACATAAGTGATCCACCGTCTGAGGAGCTTTCTCCGCAATCTCCTTGCATTTTTCCTTGTCGCATTCAAATATCCGCAGAGGGCTTTCTTTCAGCCGTCTTTTGCAGTCCGGGCATAATTTCCGCGCGTCCGGCCGGAAATAATTGACAAGAGCCGCGCGATACTCCGGACGGCATGTTTTACAGCCCAAAGAATTTATCTCAACGGTATACGCCGTAATGCCCAATTCCTTCAGCACTGCCGTAAAAAGCTGTATGAGCTGGGCGTCCAGAACCGCATTTATTTCCCCAATAATCTCTGCGCCGAACTGATGAAATTGCCGATACCTTCCGGCCTGCTGCCGTTCGTAGCGGAACATCGGCCCCCAATACCAGAGTTTTAGGGGCTGAGGTAAGTTGAACATGCCGTTTTCATAGTAGGCGCGCGCAATGCCCGCGGTGTTCTCTGGGCGAAGCGTTACTGAATCGCCGCCCTTGGTTCGGAAAGTATACATTTGTTTTTGCACAACATCCGTTGACTTACCTACGGCGCGGATAAAAA
Above is a genomic segment from bacterium containing:
- a CDS encoding histidine triad nucleotide-binding protein; amino-acid sequence: MSDCVFCKIANGEISRECVLENEYLVAFKDLHPAAPVHVLVIPKKHISSLNDAGETDVTLLGNLLIAAKEVAKKTGVYQRGYRLILNCGEDGGQVIGHLHLHVLGGTKIGRKGEEL
- the hisS gene encoding histidine--tRNA ligase, translated to MSKGIKKIKLEKPAVAKKSAAPLQSVKGTRDVLPQEMRFMERIRSLFLSVADAYGFEGIETPILEDTELFIRAVGKSTDVVQKQMYTFRTKGGDSVTLRPENTAGIARAYYENGMFNLPQPLKLWYWGPMFRYERQQAGRYRQFHQFGAEIIGEINAVLDAQLIQLFTAVLKELGITAYTVEINSLGCKTCRPEYRAALVNYFRPDARKLCPDCKRRLKESPLRIFECDKEKCKEIAEKAPQTVDHLCEECHGHFKEVLEYLDEIDVPYRMNARLVRGLDYYTKTVFEVWPEDRPGWALGGGGRYDNLVEILGDKSAPAVGFSAGIERVVEELTKIQASIAKDPFSPTVFLAQLGELGRKKSLKLFEKLRKAGIRVVESFGRNSIKSQLKVANREDAGISLIVGQKEALDETVIIRDMASGIQETVPLTKLIHELQKRFAKTLDDTASSHRA